A region from the Gemmatimonadota bacterium genome encodes:
- a CDS encoding 2-phosphosulfolactate phosphatase — MRIDLFFTIPEVDPQAVQGSTALVIDVIRATSVIAEALANGARAVYPVLDTEEALRLANQLGRESTLLCGERRGLKIEGFDLGNSPREFLPEKVAQQSLVMTTTNGTRAFLAAAEADRVVSASLLNLSAAAAVAAQSDRVSIVCAGRQDRFSLDDALCGGLLVAALSDHRGGEVRLNDAARAAQELATSLTCDEGTLGATAAGRAVVEIGLGDDLPFVAQRDRHALAPEMHDRVIRLPT, encoded by the coding sequence GTGAGAATCGACCTGTTCTTCACCATTCCCGAGGTCGACCCGCAGGCCGTGCAAGGATCCACCGCGCTGGTCATCGACGTGATCCGCGCGACCAGCGTCATCGCCGAGGCCCTGGCCAACGGGGCGCGCGCTGTCTACCCGGTGTTGGACACGGAGGAGGCCCTGCGGCTCGCCAACCAACTGGGCCGCGAGAGCACGCTCCTGTGCGGAGAGCGACGGGGGCTGAAGATCGAAGGGTTCGATCTGGGCAACTCGCCGCGCGAGTTCCTGCCGGAGAAGGTCGCCCAGCAGTCCCTGGTCATGACCACCACCAACGGCACCCGAGCGTTCCTCGCCGCGGCGGAGGCCGACCGCGTGGTTTCCGCCTCCCTGTTGAACCTCTCGGCCGCGGCGGCAGTGGCGGCCCAGTCGGATCGGGTCTCCATCGTGTGCGCGGGTCGCCAGGATCGGTTTTCGTTGGACGACGCTCTCTGCGGGGGGCTGCTGGTGGCGGCATTGTCCGACCATCGGGGGGGGGAGGTTCGACTCAACGACGCCGCGCGGGCCGCCCAGGAGTTGGCGACCTCTCTCACCTGCGACGAAGGGACGCTGGGGGCCACCGCAGCGGGCCGCGCCGTGGTGGAGATCGGCTTGGGTGATGACCTTCCGTTCGTGGCGCAGCGCGACCGTCACGCGCTGGCGCCCGAGATGCATGACCGAGTGATTCGACTGCCTACGTGA
- the aroQ gene encoding type II 3-dehydroquinate dehydratase gives MRIEVIHGPNLRLLGTREPEVYGTITLAEIDERLAAVATSLDVEVASFQSNHEGEILDHLEATAAGADGYLINPGALTHTSIALRDALAGVGRPFVEVHLSNTKAREPFRHHSYLSPLAVGTVAGFGANSYLLGLRGLVGYLSASR, from the coding sequence ATGAGGATCGAGGTGATCCACGGACCCAACCTCCGGCTCCTGGGGACCCGGGAACCGGAGGTCTACGGAACGATCACGCTGGCGGAGATCGACGAGCGCCTGGCGGCGGTCGCGACCAGTCTGGATGTGGAGGTCGCCTCGTTCCAGAGCAATCACGAGGGCGAGATCCTCGACCACCTCGAGGCCACCGCTGCTGGGGCGGATGGGTACCTGATCAACCCCGGGGCCCTGACTCATACGAGCATCGCGCTGCGGGACGCCCTGGCGGGAGTGGGGCGACCATTCGTAGAGGTGCACCTCTCCAACACGAAGGCGCGCGAGCCCTTTCGCCACCACTCCTACCTGTCTCCGCTGGCCGTCGGAACCGTCGCCGGATTTGGCGCAAACAGCTACCTTCTGGGGCTCAGGGGGCTCGTCGGATACCTCTCGGCCTCACGCTGA
- the accC gene encoding acetyl-CoA carboxylase biotin carboxylase subunit, translating to MFRRVLIANRGEIALRIIRACRELGLETVAVYSEADRESLHVRFADEAVCIGPPQPRESYLNIPRIIAAAEVTGAEAVHPGYGFLAENADFSEICERSQLVFIGPTPEQIRAMGDKATARRTVMAQGVPTVPGSDGVVLDPREAARLADEIGYPVMIKASAGGGGKGMRVAHERSSFETLLKQAQGEAQAAFGDSGVYLEKLVVRPRHVEFQVFGDRQGRIVHLGERDCSIQRRHQKLIEEAPSPALTPELRARMGEAAVEAARSIAYVGAGTIEFLLDASGEFYFIEMNTRIQVEHPVTEVTTSVDLVKEQIRVAAGEPLSIPEGPPVLRGHAIEFRINAEDPDRNFAPSPGTVTTFHPPGGPGVRLDTHVYSGYRVPPYYDSLLAKLIVHGNTREEAVARARNALDTFVVEGVATTIDFLARVTRDESFLRGDVDTGFIDRMKGRP from the coding sequence GTGTTCAGACGGGTCCTGATCGCGAACCGCGGCGAGATCGCGCTTCGGATCATCCGGGCGTGCCGCGAGCTGGGATTGGAGACTGTAGCGGTCTACTCGGAGGCGGACCGAGAATCCCTGCACGTACGGTTCGCCGACGAAGCCGTCTGCATCGGACCGCCGCAGCCGCGCGAGAGCTATCTCAACATTCCGCGCATCATCGCCGCCGCCGAGGTGACGGGCGCGGAGGCCGTCCATCCGGGCTACGGCTTCCTGGCCGAGAACGCCGACTTCTCCGAGATCTGCGAGCGGTCGCAGCTGGTGTTCATCGGGCCCACGCCCGAGCAGATCCGGGCGATGGGCGACAAGGCCACGGCTCGCCGAACCGTGATGGCGCAGGGCGTGCCCACGGTTCCCGGGTCGGATGGGGTCGTGCTGGACCCTCGTGAGGCCGCCCGCCTGGCCGACGAGATCGGCTACCCCGTCATGATCAAGGCCTCGGCGGGTGGTGGCGGGAAGGGGATGCGCGTCGCGCACGAGCGCTCGTCGTTCGAGACCCTCCTGAAGCAGGCCCAAGGCGAGGCCCAGGCCGCTTTCGGGGATTCGGGCGTCTATCTCGAAAAGCTCGTCGTGCGGCCCCGCCACGTGGAGTTTCAGGTGTTCGGGGACCGACAGGGCCGGATCGTCCACCTCGGCGAGCGCGACTGCTCCATCCAGCGCCGCCACCAGAAGCTGATCGAAGAGGCTCCTTCGCCGGCGCTGACGCCCGAGCTGCGCGCCCGCATGGGTGAGGCAGCAGTGGAGGCGGCCCGCAGCATCGCGTACGTCGGCGCAGGAACGATCGAGTTCCTGCTCGACGCCAGTGGGGAGTTCTACTTCATCGAGATGAACACCCGCATCCAGGTGGAGCATCCGGTGACCGAGGTCACCACCTCCGTAGACCTGGTGAAGGAACAGATCCGCGTTGCCGCGGGCGAGCCGCTCTCCATTCCCGAGGGGCCGCCGGTGCTGCGTGGGCACGCCATCGAGTTCCGGATCAACGCAGAAGATCCCGATCGGAACTTCGCACCGTCCCCCGGTACCGTGACCACGTTCCACCCCCCGGGAGGGCCGGGCGTCCGCCTCGACACGCATGTGTACTCGGGCTACCGGGTTCCCCCCTACTACGACTCGCTCCTGGCCAAGCTGATCGTGCACGGGAACACGCGCGAGGAGGCGGTGGCGAGGGCCCGTAACGCGTTGGATACGTTCGTGGTGGAAGGCGTGGCCACCACCATCGACTTCCTGGCGCGCGTGACCCGCGATGAGAGCTTCCTGCGTGGCGATGTGGACACCGGATTCATCGATCGGATGAAGGGACGCCCGTGA
- the efp gene encoding elongation factor P: MASTADFRNGMVLDIDGVLWAITYFQHVKPGKGGAFVRTKLKNVLTGQVVEKTFRAGEKIVDVRLERRPVAYSYADGELYYFMDQNTFELIPIAGDVIGNDQLKYLKENMECEGLVHDGSVLSVELPNFVELQITETDPGVRGDTAQGGTKPATLETGAVVQVPLFIEIGDVVRVDRREDKYLTRV; encoded by the coding sequence ATGGCTTCGACTGCGGATTTTCGTAACGGCATGGTGCTGGACATCGATGGCGTCCTGTGGGCGATCACGTATTTCCAGCACGTGAAGCCCGGGAAGGGCGGCGCCTTCGTGCGCACCAAGCTCAAGAACGTCCTGACCGGTCAGGTGGTCGAGAAGACGTTCCGCGCAGGCGAGAAGATCGTGGACGTTCGCTTGGAGCGCCGGCCCGTTGCCTATTCCTACGCGGACGGTGAGCTCTACTACTTCATGGACCAGAACACCTTCGAGCTCATCCCTATCGCGGGGGATGTGATCGGAAACGACCAGCTCAAGTACCTGAAGGAGAACATGGAGTGTGAAGGGCTGGTCCATGACGGCAGCGTCCTGAGCGTGGAACTCCCGAACTTCGTCGAGCTCCAGATCACGGAGACCGATCCGGGAGTGCGCGGCGACACGGCCCAGGGCGGTACCAAACCGGCGACGCTCGAGACTGGTGCCGTGGTCCAGGTGCCGCTGTTCATCGAGATCGGCGACGTGGTCCGCGTCGACCGCCGTGAAGACAAGTACCTGACGCGTGTGTGA
- a CDS encoding tetratricopeptide repeat protein, whose protein sequence is MEPALDIDELRALVGTERDPEGRAFAPLAEALRRGGHLTEAREVAERGCAVWPDFSSGQLVAARVRVDLGDLPGASALFARVLELDPENARALEEGARSSLLAGDLDGARTWALRWSAVEPQRADHAEQLLRTIDEREALEAGSEPPTAEAAGAAADALPEAPPADRESPPVATAVEAREEAEASEEAERGEYEDRAAGSAGGEELLTRTMAELLIAQGLRTEAIELFRKLVARAPESAALRERLAELEGLEAPAPQPEPAAQERATAVPVEALGPEVRPVEALGPDRVPVSELSPEALPVADLAPETRPIRELGPDRTGEEVDDEFRRWLEGLDA, encoded by the coding sequence ATGGAGCCAGCCCTCGACATCGACGAGCTGCGCGCGCTGGTGGGTACCGAGCGCGACCCTGAAGGTCGGGCCTTCGCCCCGCTGGCCGAGGCGCTGCGCCGTGGCGGTCACCTGACCGAAGCCCGGGAGGTGGCCGAGCGGGGATGTGCCGTCTGGCCTGACTTCTCGTCGGGGCAGCTGGTAGCGGCGCGGGTCCGGGTCGACCTGGGAGACCTGCCGGGCGCTTCCGCCCTGTTCGCCCGCGTCCTCGAGTTGGATCCAGAGAACGCGCGAGCGCTCGAGGAGGGGGCCCGTTCGTCTCTTCTAGCCGGTGACCTGGACGGCGCCCGCACGTGGGCCCTGCGCTGGAGCGCGGTCGAGCCCCAGCGGGCGGACCATGCCGAGCAGCTGCTTCGCACCATCGACGAGCGCGAGGCCTTGGAGGCCGGGAGCGAGCCCCCGACGGCGGAGGCCGCGGGGGCTGCTGCGGATGCTCTTCCCGAAGCCCCGCCGGCTGACCGTGAGTCGCCCCCCGTCGCCACGGCGGTCGAAGCGCGTGAGGAAGCGGAGGCGAGCGAGGAAGCAGAGCGGGGCGAGTACGAGGATCGAGCGGCCGGGTCGGCAGGCGGCGAGGAGCTCCTCACGCGCACGATGGCGGAGCTCCTGATCGCGCAGGGGCTGCGCACCGAAGCCATCGAGCTCTTTCGCAAGCTGGTGGCGCGGGCTCCGGAGAGCGCGGCGCTTCGTGAGCGCCTCGCCGAGTTGGAGGGTCTGGAGGCTCCGGCCCCGCAACCCGAGCCTGCCGCCCAGGAACGTGCCACCGCCGTTCCGGTGGAGGCGCTGGGCCCCGAGGTTCGGCCCGTCGAAGCGCTGGGCCCGGACCGTGTGCCGGTGTCCGAGCTGAGCCCGGAGGCTCTGCCGGTGGCCGACTTGGCTCCCGAGACCCGGCCCATCCGCGAACTGGGGCCGGATCGCACGGGCGAAGAGGTGGACGACGAGTTCCGGCGCTGGCTCGAAGGGTTGGACGCATGA
- the accB gene encoding acetyl-CoA carboxylase biotin carboxyl carrier protein encodes MIDLDFLERLVRLIEESTLDSLEIERSGTRIRLAKSPEYGGAAPMPVTTYAPAPALAPAAAAPGAAPEVPAAGGGGDPTLKDITSPMVGTFYRAPAPDAPPYVDVGKSVGKGDTLCIIEAMKLMNEMECEIPGTIVEICVENAQPVEYGQILFRVRPG; translated from the coding sequence ATGATCGATCTCGACTTCCTGGAACGACTGGTCCGGCTCATCGAAGAGAGCACCCTCGACTCGCTGGAGATCGAGCGCTCGGGGACCCGGATCCGACTGGCGAAGTCCCCGGAGTACGGGGGAGCCGCGCCGATGCCCGTCACGACCTATGCGCCCGCCCCGGCCTTGGCGCCGGCTGCGGCCGCGCCCGGCGCCGCGCCCGAGGTGCCGGCGGCGGGTGGCGGCGGTGACCCGACCCTCAAGGACATCACGTCGCCGATGGTCGGCACCTTCTACCGGGCGCCCGCTCCGGACGCGCCGCCGTACGTGGACGTCGGGAAGTCGGTGGGGAAGGGAGACACGCTCTGCATCATCGAGGCGATGAAGCTCATGAACGAGATGGAATGCGAGATTCCTGGCACCATCGTCGAGATCTGCGTGGAGAACGCCCAACCGGTCGAGTACGGGCAGATCCTGTTCCGCGTCCGGCCCGGCTGA